A region of Haliotis asinina isolate JCU_RB_2024 chromosome 9, JCU_Hal_asi_v2, whole genome shotgun sequence DNA encodes the following proteins:
- the LOC137296810 gene encoding paired box protein Pax-3-like, which translates to MATTQKSFPFSISSLMKTNPQCSNERALSPGCLEGRLDAIMPRDYLRVEPGTRNYHRSEHDLQTMICTRSSEEHDHNASDAGPEVSSQSEAPLHPIKPLTTGLSNPSPVNLCHQRPDTTQPKTCLSERAHPTQAMQTYHPYVLESPTGVIASPLTACHPILPRSRSTTEKVVSSPKMEIISVPPEMDGQLSVRDKCPLMPKRPRSGSSRSSTMSTDGDHPHRRGSRISYTFVQIQRLDAVFLATPYPETHLYEKLEEELGVPQRNLKTWFQNKRARTKRQKAAQTNQADKSPVHSFMMPPCPSMSSALPQFSYIIPSGIMAAPISAPTSSSAMMTPPSSPSPSQLLQRPCPVYPATTTSSAVKNHGQVSPPFGISSRPATVNMMTPSSGQISPQMIAVKNRRFSLSRAPLSREPASESWTPPGSQTKESFSPSYMSTLSALETLYSSLPFSQPIHDPASNEVLSHGFY; encoded by the exons ATGGCAACAACACAAAAATCATTT CCCTTTTCTATCTCGtctttgatgaaaacaaacccacAATGCTCTAATGAGCGTGCCCTGTCTCCAGGATGTCTGGAAGGACGTCTGGACGCCATCATGCCACGTGACTACCTGAGAGTCGAACCTGGCACTCGCAACTACCATCGCTCAGAACACGATCTCCAGACCATGATTTGTACACGATCGTCAGAAGAACACGATCACAATG CATCCGATGCCGGCCCTGAAGTATCTTCTCAATCAGAAGCTCCGCTTCATCCCATAAAGCCGCTGACGACAGGGTTGTCTAACCCCTCTCCAGTGAACCTATGTCATCAAAGGCCGGACACCACTCAGCCCAAGACATGCCTGTCAGAGCGAGCGCACCCCACTCAGGCTATGCAAACCTATCACCCCTACGTCCTCGAGTCCCCAACTGGCGTCATAGCGTCTCCTCTGACTGCATGTCATCCTATACtaccaaggtcaaggtcgactACCGAAAAGGTCGTGTCTAGTCCCAAGATGGAAATCATATCGGTGCCACCGGAAATGGACGGGCAACTATCTGTTAGAGACAAATGTCCCCTGATGCCCAAAAGGCCAAGGTCAGGTTCGTCTCGCAGTTCTACCATGTCCACCGACGGTGACCACCCTCACAGGAGAGGCAGCAGGATCAGCTACACCTTCGTCCAAATCCAGAGACTGGACGCTGTGTTCCTGGCTACGCCTTACCCAGAAACTCACCTTTATGAGAAACTGGAAGAAGAGCTTGGCGTGCCCCAAAGAAATCTCAAG ACATGGTTCCAGAACAAACGAGCAAGAACCAAGAGACAGAAAGCGGCTCAGACAAACCAAGCGGACAAGTCTCCCGTCCATTCTTTCATGATGCCCCCCTGTCCGAGCATGTCGTCTGCTCTTCCTCAGTTCTCTTACATAATACCAAGTGGAATAATGGCAGCACCCATTTCTGCTCCAACGTCTTCGAGCGCGATGATGACTCCGCCATCATCACCGTCCCCGTCCCAGCTCCTACAACGTCCTTGTCCAGTGTATCCAGCGACCACAACATCGTCTGCGGTAAAAAACCATGGTCAAGTCTCGCCACCCTTCGGGATATCGTCGAGACCTGCGACAGTCAACATGATGACGCCATCTAGCGGACAGATCTCACCTCAGATGATTGCAGTCAAAAACAGAAGATTCAGTCTTTCGCGAGCCCCTCTTTCACGCGAGCCAGCGTCGGAGTCCTGGACTCCTCCAGGAAGCCAGACCAAGGAGTCGTTTTCACCGTCCTACATGTCAACGTTGTCGGCCCTGGAGACGCTGTACTCCTCTCTGCCGTTCAGTCAGCCTATCCACGACCCTGCCAGTAACGAGGTTCTGTCACATGGGTTTTACTGA
- the LOC137296237 gene encoding paired box protein 3 homolog, which produces MYYSSKQVRCLEAVFLCSPYPDSQAYEILAEELGLPEKKLKIWFQNKRARSKRRQSDQHRTQIPSLQPQPYMLPSATMMPTAFPSYQYMMPVMMMTQQGLMMTQPPGMQLMQPPVFSIPASGSPTVVTAHTQRKS; this is translated from the exons ATGTATTACTCCAGTAAGCAGGTCCGATGTCTGGAGGCAGTGTTTCTGTGTTCACCTTACCCTGACTCGCAGGCATACGAGATACTAGCGGAAGAACTTGGTTTGCCAGAAAAGAAGCTGAAG ATTTGGTTCCAAAACAAGAGAGCTCGTTCCAAGCGCCGCCAGTCCGACCAACACCGAACCCAGATACCCTCACTACAGCCTCAACCTTACATGCTGCCTTCCGCCACCATGATGCCGACAGCTTTCCCGTCCTACCAATACATGATGCCCGTCATGATGATGACGCAACAGGGACTCATGATGACGCAGCCACCAGGGATGCAGTTGATGCAGCCCCCGGTGTTCTCAATCCCAGCTTCCGGATCACCCACAGTGGTTACAGCACACACTCAACGTAAATCTTGA